tcaaaatacagtatttatcacctacctggcagaagaactgatatatctttttaaaaattatgctttcagacaatattttactcatagatcacaattacgtgcatttatgatGCTCAATCGTGTGAAAATTTGTTTCTTAGTTCGCATTGTACATTATACaatcaatgtctatggcggccattttgaaagtcaaaatacagtattaaacactAACTTTAAACCTGATAGATATATTTCgtaaaaaattttgttttttagacagtatccaaTTTATTCATTACAAATGAATGCActtcagtgctcaattttgtgatttctttggtcctctttctcatactgttagggcctttggcggccattttggatatcaaaatacagcatttatcacatacatggcatattaaatgatatatttcgttagcaattgtgttttagtcagtattccgcTCGTTTCTCTtaataacatgtattttagtgctcactcttgtgatttttgttggcccctttgccatagaaaataataccatttgggccagtggcagctattttgaatattaaatacaacaattttcccatacatgacataataaatggtATATCATGTTAGCATTgatgatttttatatattacttcgtccatagatcacaattacttgcagtttagtgataatttttgtgaaaaaatatttttccctattcatattgtacataataggcTATACAGAGgtctgtggcggccattttgaatatcaagaaatgaatattttgtcaaaaaatgtttttttcagagagtatttcactactgcaacacaattacatacattttatagccaattcacttgcaattttatgattttcatgggtaatatgcatattttggtggccatattggattttgccaatttgcggaaaatgctcaatgttacacgagtggcatcttttagattcgtaatcagcaccctcgaattaacaagaaaccccccaaaaatattgtaaatatggaaaaacaaggttatgcctcttctatcctggactaattcCAGTTCTGTGCGCTGCCTGCGCCTGCGCGCGATGTCGACTCCGACACAGGGGGCGCGCCCCCCTCCTAATGTTTGAGCGGCgccgaaaaaaaaagtaaaagaaagaaaaggcgcagcttgaaaaaataaaaataaaggaaagaaaagaaaaggcgccgctttcaaaaaattatacactgatatattAGCAACAGTAGAGGAAAGATTATCCCGCagcatatcatcttccttatcttttcttttaacgacccttttcccaacaacttcgcaggttaaaaataatcagcagtgcgctgcctgcataagACTGGCGCCAATcgagaataatcagcaccacctaaatctaaatcggcgccggacaagaataatcagcgccattgaaatcggcgccagtcaagaaaaatcggcactgccagagtcttaaccggcgccgatcaaggataatcagcgccaccttaatctaaatcggcatcggacaagaataatcagcgtcatctggttataaatcggcgttaaattgattttaaatgatAACTTACTTTGTGACACACAATGGATTAGGCAATCAAAATTATATTGGTGGACATCGTGTACTTTGTACAAACTGTGGACGCACTGTGTGGCACACTGTGGGgtactgtgttctttccagctGGGATTTAACGTACATTTATCAcaatgaaacaaattaaaattatgTTAGTGTTAACCACGGGCGTAAATCCATGACGTCACGTTATTCAAGTGGGGTATGGAACAATagatcaaccccccccccctaacatGAACTATAGGTAAGACGCAAGGATTTACGCCAGTTGTGTTAACttaatttcacactgtggacacaccGTTAGCACACTGCTGAACACTGTTGGAAGCACTGTGAGACACTGTGTTTTCCCAGCTGGGATGTAAAATACATTCATTCACTCTAAAAACATAgtgtaaaaatttacccaatattgggtagaaagggaacatgcatgtttgctgggtatttttttaccctcagtattgggcaaaatgcatgtttgaggggtaaatttcaacgcaacattgcatagaattaacaaaatatttggtatatGTTTACCCaagaaacatgcatgttcccattttacccaatattgggtaaacctttttttttaatgttgaagCAAATGTAATTTATATTAAGTGTTACCTTTATTTTACACTGTGAgacactttatttttttccaacttGGGATATAATGTATATCTTACatttaataaaatgaagattACATTTGTGTTAACGTCCTTTAACATTTGAACACACTGTTGGAAACACCCTGGGGCACTGTGTTTTCCCAAGCTGGGGGTGTAATGTATTTACTGCATTTTTATCAAAGAAGATAACACATGTATTGTGTTAACATATTTATttacactgtgaacatactgtgacGAGAGCTGTGACACACTGTCTATTTCCCAGTTGGGATGTAACGTATTGACCACACCtagcaaaataaaaatgggtaaacttcatgtcatttcattCCTTATTCCGAAAGGGTTTTGAGAGAGAAACAGACGAACAAGATCTTCATCTGTCTCTGCGCGACATTGCTCTGTCTCTACATATCATTTATTGTTATGATGATGCTTGACACTGCAAGGCAGGAATGCCGCATTAAGGACGTCGGATGCGGATTCATCGCCGGTCTCATCCACTACTTCGTACTGTCGTCAATGACCTGGATGGGAGTCGAAGGATACAACACGTACCTCATCATCGTCAAGATCTTCAATACTTACATCGAGAAATTCATGTATAAGGCGGCTGCTGTTGCATGGGGTTAGGCCTAAATGAGTTATCAACAAACAATTATTCTTTACTCTGACCGTGATATGTTGACGCCGTCCACGTTcattagtatacaaataatgcacgtaagcgcgtgcatgcagggccaaataatgatgtgcgagaagagccaatggatataccgcacggAGTTCCTcaggaccgagtgcggtatatccatttggcgagtcgagcacagagttcattatttaggtcctctatgcacacgAATGCATgcattgttttatacaaccccccTCCTCCCCGTGATACTGAGATGCCCaaaatgctatatttgatctaaattctagataattttagataattccagacctcgcactatcctgcactctgacgtcagagtgcaggatagtacttTTGGCATGACGTCAAAATGCAGGATAGTGCACTTTGGATGCAATAatgcaattcgctgaatatcatcTGATCCgttttggaccaatcagattacagaacattcttgggagttgtataattTTTCTACTCATTCCAGTAGTTGGGCCTATATCAATTATGCAGGGGCAGCACCGGGGTATTTTTGGTGGAAGAAAATTGGGTACGCAATACAACCTAAGGTgccgtattttttttttattattaatcaaTTAACTTGGTCTGGGAATTACATGATCAAGACCTAACGGTTCTTATCTATACCTTTGTCACCCTCTTTTGTTTTCCTGTCTGTACTATCAAAAATTATAGAGgtgggtaccccccccccttagtgCCCCCATTTGGCTTATGTGTAATTTATATCGTAAGGtctatttaatatttgatttgtttaatCGAGTTCATTTtcgtttcatttattttctcgtTTTGGCATAAAAAAAAGCACCAATAATACAATTACAGACCAATGAAAAGTATACCAAGAACATGTTACCAAGTAAGTTTATAGTTTAACCCTATGATAGCCCTggctattttgaaattgcataGCCCGCGCGTGCTGTTTCTgccctccccacccccccccccccccagatatCAGCAGTTGATTGTGCggtcgcgacgaaaattggcacgcataTCACCCATGTGATGTAATCTCCACAATTTGATAGTCAGTTGTACCAAAATTATTcagattcatttttaattagTTAATTACGCTAATTAATGCATGAATCATAATTTAGGAAAAGGTTGGGTATATTATCAAAaaatgagcgcgaagcgcgagccaatttctgttgtttttttatgggggtggtTCTTACCTAAAATATGTTACTTCAGAAaagatttttcatttcatcagggACATGATTCTAGTCATAAATTGCATCAAATTAAATGACAGTAAAAGTGAGAATactcatttatttataaattttagATGGAACAGCttttgtattgattttgtaCATGatacgtttttgagcaatttcggtcTGACATGCATttacataatgttgcataattttatAACCGCGTGCCCGGGCGTCATAAATTTGATCTCACTCCCCCCGTAAGCTATAGGGTTATACAGGAATTCAGATTAAaggcatatttttttatttcacaattataaaattctgtcaatttttttattccgAATCATAGGCTTGCCTGCAATGATCGTCATCGTGACAGGATTCATTAGGCAAGAAAAATACATTCATCAGGATTTGTGAGTAACTTATTTGATACCTTTAAACCTATTATGCCGTAGCGCCTCCTCAAGACCTACACTACCCCGCAACAATTGACCTTTATGGACATAATAACATGATTTATAATTAAAAGTGTTACCGCTATACATTATCTTTATTATATAGTCGTATAATATATACTCATAAGTTATTACAATGATGAACAATTTCCTTTTCAACTTTTCAACACCTTAAACTTGACGCATGTCTCACATATTGTgtcattatattaaaaaatataggggtactccgggctgaatgTGTTTATATTTAAAcaagtagagtaaaattcacatagcgaaatgctaaaaaaatcatcaaaatttgataacaaataacgaagttattgaattctaaaattattcaatattttgtgaaaacagttatatgcacgtcgtcatgaatatctGGCGGGCTGgtgatgtcacattcccactttcctttttctcattTGTTATTACATGATATCATAATTGTTTCGTATATATGTGAATGGTATGTCTCcctaataatgaaataagttgcagcaatgaatatctaatgcgctaaatcagttgtcaatcaacTATTTtaattcttggaggaaaaaatgtaataaacctaattgcatttaataaaatacaaaagtacgagcggggatatgacatcatcaattcgttcattaaatattcatgaaaacaactgtttaaagcaaaattttagaatatcataactttgttattccttgtccaatttgatcaaactttcagtgttttgtttgtctgatttttcattatcttttcaAACCATATTATcctcagcctggagtatcccttttaTATGTGAGAGAAGACTTTTTGAAGAAATATATACAGGTACCACACagttttttaattatcaacattgtcttttttatttttaaattaaatgaatatgCTAATAAATTCATACAATCACAGTGTGGCTGTAAATTCTTAAGTATAGCCCCAAAACTGCGGGTCTGTGCTTTcttcaaatataaatttttaaaatggcTGCCCGAATTCTTAGCAAAACTTCGAAATATACGCATATAACGCCTGTTCTAAAAGAACTTCACTGGTTGCCTGTGGTGGAGAGAATAAAATTCAAGATTTTGTTGCTTACATGGAAAATTGTTAATGGTTGTGCTCATCATTATCTTAACGATCTTATCTCTGAATATGTACCCTCTAGAAATCTAAGAGTTGTTGACAGTTCGTAGAATCAAATGCTCATTTGGTGAAAAAGCTTTTGCTCATAGTGCTCCAAATTTGTCGAATGCACTCTCATCAACAATACGCAATGCCAAATCTGTAGAGTCATTCAAAGCCAACCTTAAAACATATCTATTCTCatcatattcaattcaattcaattcaaatttatttttcattcttcaacataatataaatatgtacaagATAATTGATTCAATTTAAACAAAAGCATGAACAAGATTCAACATTCAATAAGTAATTCAAATATAGATTAACGTGTATatcaattttaaatcaatataatcaatataattaaatataattagaatcaatataagtatatatcaatgagaagaatggagaatggaggggtccactaaaaagcaaagcttgtagaaTGTGGACCCCTCAAAAACTTAGATACaaggaatattgaaatatacgtAAAGGAGTACATGAAAATAAGTAACGAAAAGGGggggaaaaaacaaaaacaaaaatcttatgtacagaattttgaaattcagagacAAGGACAATAACACGACACAACACAACACAAGTACATGAGGTGTCATATTTCAAATGACACCCCCCTCTCTGTGTAATAATTCCATCTGCGCCTCtgaataggaaactagataGAAGGCGCACTCtaaatgatatatattattatcagttttctttactttattggatattttcttaaatttcttgtattatctatttttgttatcttttcattattattattattgttatcatcatcatcattattattattattattattgtaattattgttatcatcatttttgttattataatcatcatcgtcacgaatattattattatctcaaGTGCATTCCATCACATTTATCGTTTACAATTTAGTTTTCACTTTCATTCATTCGatttttaatattattgatCATGCATGAACTTTACCTTGTAACACGTACGTTCAAATCTTCGTGTACTTTTCTTTCCCTGGCCGCTAGATGTTTCCTGGAAGTGACGTCTCAGATCGGAGGTCTCCTCATTCCCATCGCCATCATCGTCCTCGTCAACGCCGTCATCTTTGCCCTGGTGGTCGTCCAGCTGATGAAATCCTCAAACTTTGCTGGTCGGGTGAGAGTTGCTAAATCGAACCGTCGAGAGACCATCGAACGGGTTGAGAACGCCATCTGTATTCTGCTTTTGCTTGGCCTGACATGGATTAGTGGATACTTTCTCTTGATCCCGCGTTTCAGTCAGGTacagtttttaaaaaatcattaaaaggaTCGgcttattttgttcaaaattagtCTTTCATCATCCAAATCGGAAATACCACATTAAACATGAAAAGCTATAATTACATAAACATTATAGAGAGTAAATATGAACACATGTTTACGTAATGACTACAATCAAATGATGTACATAAAGCCTTTGATTATATTATATGACATTATAAGTTACATAAGTTATCAATACAATTCGGTATAAATCAGCTGagggaaaatttaggtaaagAGAAAGataatatttattataaaaataaatcattgtaAAAGCTTTGATGACTTTTGATACAAGTGGGAAAAAGGCGAGATGACAAACACTTAAAATTCAGTAGAAATGCATGGAGTATATAAATAACtagtaattacttttttcagtacaaacaatgtatttcataCCTATAATAAATGCATGTAGTATTAacctattcattaaaaaaaatattgcctcCAAAATGTTTTAATATAGATGTATGTGTTTGATATTTCTGTAATTACCCCCGAGAAAACCTCTGCATTTTTATAGTGTAAATCGtgtacacactgtgaacatttGCATTGCCTATCCACAGTGTGGATTTGTCTTCACACTGTTGAGTTTGAGCATTTAGACTGTGGAAATTATAACATATACAAAGTCAACTATATAAAAACTGTCTATCACTGTGGACACACTATGAACGCACTAAAACATATtatgaacatactgtgaacacactttgaac
This Lytechinus pictus isolate F3 Inbred chromosome 9, Lp3.0, whole genome shotgun sequence DNA region includes the following protein-coding sequences:
- the LOC129267742 gene encoding adhesion G-protein coupled receptor G2-like, with product MMMLDTARQECRIKDVGCGFIAGLIHYFVLSSMTWMGVEGYNTYLIIVKIFNTYIEKFMYKAAAVAWGLPAMIVIVTGFIRQEKYIHQDLCFLEVTSQIGGLLIPIAIIVLVNAVIFALVVVQLMKSSNFAGRVRVAKSNRRETIERVENAICILLLLGLTWISGYFLLIPRFSQISEPIFIALNAFQGLFIFLLYCVRKPMVRKQWGLTCLGKGEQ